One Primulina eburnea isolate SZY01 chromosome 4, ASM2296580v1, whole genome shotgun sequence genomic window, atgtgagaatgtctcacacaagttttttctttttatttatcttCGGGAATCATATGACATTGTGATCGGATGAAGTGAAAAAGATAATTTGGCCCAAGTTTTTTAGCTAGAGCTggctcattttttattttttttgtttattaggTTATGTTTGATTGCTTGAATGAGATTGTATATCTATGTATATTGATTATTTATCGCacataaaacatataattaattatttattacacATTAATCAAAtaatgaataaaaaattataatattatcattcacatatttatttattctaaTTAATCTTTTTtagattaaaattataaaaatgtaattttattattttattccaAATTTAATCAACTAAACCAAATATATTAATCTTAAttcaatattattttaaaccatattcaaatattttaataatcacGATATTATTTATCGATACAATAATTTATCAAATCTCATCAATCTAACTAAACTAACCCTAAtgttaaatttgaatttaaataatagtattagGTTATAATGAATAAATCAGTTGAATTTTGACAAATAAATGTATAGTTTTAgatgtattatatgatattttatgatatacGATACCGTATTATGTGAATTTGAAGCTACAACCAACTTGCAAAGTTTAATCTCAGTCTCATCAAAGCCATTAAAAAAACTCTTTGTACAAATGTTGCACACATATATTTATGTTAGTTGATTTCCCAGCATTAAAATGCAGAATTCTTATGAAGTatgtttataaaatattattattgagattaaataataatttttctctttttcattttgaaaagattcaataataattttaaaatattagtacGTCTAGAatttctatttttaaaaaggaagatttcttttaaataaataattttctgTTCTCATCTCACGAATAAAAATTCGTGTAATCGACACCAAGTCTAAGATGTCTGTTTGTACCAAGTTTCTTGGTGCAACTTCTTAATCGTAGGATGAAACTGCAGTTTCTTTATTCCTAGGTGCATTCCATACGACGTCGTCGAGATGAAAACTTCACCCGTTCCTTGTGAATTTACTTTCTTTTCAAACTTTGGGAAATATCAATTGATAATTCTTAACGTACTTCTAAATTAACGTAACTGGTAATATGAATCTCTGATTGAGTATTCGCACTTATTTCTATGTTCAAGCTAGACTTTTTAGGAGGTTTTTGCACCGGAGAATTTTGATTTTTCTGTGTATTATGTTGTGGTATGAAACTAATTAAATGCGGTGAGTTTTTTGTTTCATGATATAGGAATGGCGACTGAACCACCAAATCCTGGAACTGAAGAAGTGGAGATGGATCTATTTGAAGACGATGACGAGTTTGAGGATTTTGATATTGATCGTGGTAAGCTTTCTAAGTTTTAGCATGTTTTAAATTTTGTGATGGTGAATTAGGCCTTATGttttatcaaatcaaatatGTAGTGGATTTTTAGGTCAGTGTTTTTAGTAAAATGTTTGGAACTGAGAATTATGCTACTCTGCTGGATTGAAAACACTGGCAATGTTGATGCAATATCCTTTATTTTGTGTTCTGGCATCTCGAAGATTATTGTCTGAATCTTTGAGATCGCTTACAAGCGCTCAATCTCCAATTTGCTTGGTGCATCTGTCTTTAAAAGTTATTCCAACTTTGAAATAATGGGTTGCCCTGTTCTATAATCCGGTAGTCATTTTAACATGTTGGTTGGGTGAGTGGGTCTCCGTGCTCATTAGACTTCTAAATGAGTAAAACTCCACTCTAGCTGGTGGTCCGTATGGGCCTTTCACAAGTTGATGATCACTAGCATGTGTTCTTCGTTTTGATCTTCTTGTTGCATGTCTTTCTTCAGGATGTATAAGACTGAAAATTTAAGTCTGAAGAACCTAGTTTGTATCTGTTCCTCGACTTGGTCAATTTTGTTTATCGCCCTTCCTCAAATGATGAACACGCAATGCAAAATTCTCTTTTTTCTTGTGAGTTTTTCATTTGTTTGCAGGTCATTAAAGCGAAATTTGATTATGAGTAGTCAAAATCTTTAGTAGCGCCAAGTTTTGTGGATTTTTTGCCCCCTCATGGTTATTGTGGTTGTAGAGTGGAAGGAGAAAGAGGAAGGCAAAGAAGTGGCTCAACAATGGGAAGATGACTGGGATGATGATGATGTCAGTGATGATTTCTCATTGCAGCTTCGCAGGGAAGTGGAAAGCATCGCTGAGAAGAATGAGGCCAACTCTACTTGATTTGTTGATGTTGGTCATGCTTTGCCCTAACAACTTTTATTATATTGAATGTGTTGGATACCATCTTCATGGCCTTTTTGCTACtgaaaatgttttgattttgaACTCTAACCGGTAACAGCGATTCCATCTGCATAGACCGTCTTTATTCCTTGATGTCTTTTTGCCTGTGATTCTGATTACTGAACATTTATAATGAAGCAATTACTGTTAATGATTTCTGAAATTGAAAGCATCTTCTTATAGCCTTTCTGTTAGCAAATTAGATATTATGTGGATGGCTTGTGTCGTGTTCGTGTATGTTTTTGGTTGATTGATTATTGTGCATGTTTGGAGACTGGATTGTATTCGTAATTGAAGTCCTATATATAACACCTTATCAGATGTTAATTTTCAGCGGATGCTGTTCTTGCTACGCTGgtttagaaaaataaaataaaccggAGGGTTTCGTATGTATCATGTATGACGCATATTTATTCCATCTAAAATGATGATGTTCAAAGTATATTTGAGGAGTCATACACTCGAGTGCTGTATTCAGAATAACGAGAAAGGGCATATTGGATGGTCAAGTAGTGCCCTGATGCAAGTGTCATGGCTCTTGGTGTGGATGGAAGATTAGTCGAGCTGGAGCTAGAGATGCTTTGAGTGGAAAAGTTATCGTACATGAACTTGCGAGcggaattaattttaaaaaatttatcatgttttaataATGTGTatgtaataatttcaaaatttttactaCTGCATGTTGAGCAGGATGATTGGAGTgattgaaattgaaattgaaATGCGATGAGGAAACTGAAaataagataataataatattaaatttatttttttggggAGAAAGTATTATCAAGAAAATAAGAGTCAAGCGCCAccataatttgaaaaaaaagagCCAACCATCCATGATTGAAGATTGATGGTGACAAAACATTGTCGTTTAATAAAGTTTTAATAAAGTATTTTATCATGCTTATCTTCTTAATCGATCCCACATTCATTATCTTCTCGCCAGCATTTTAGTCTAAACACAGCTTCATTTATCTGTCTATATTATTAGTTAAACAAAAAAACGCTTGTGAAACGGCATTTTTATGGGTCGAATCTCTTacttgggtcattcatgaaaaaattattactctttattgtgaatatcagtagggttgatccgtctcacagataaagattcgtgagatcgtctcacaaaagacctactctattagttattattaattaattaaacttgaGTCACGTAGTAATCGATTTGGTCCATAAATGTTAcgctaaatttcaaaaattgtatttttagaaACAAAAATTTACACATACATACGCATCGCATGTTGTCATCTCTAGTTTTATAAAATACATCGCGAATGCGACATTCCTATTCTTATCATTTCCTTTAGATGGATTCCCACGATTTTAAACTTGTATGTTTCCCGTCAGTACTAATCTACTATTTTTGGGTCACTGGTTTGTTTCCATAAAAATAAACTTGTCATAATCTAAAgtcacatatattttatttgttctTTGAACCAAATGAAAGAATATTGTCAACAAACGAGAGACGTAATATTTGACATATTTACACTTGTTTATGAATTATTGTATTTAGGGATCATTGTAATTTGACCAAGAAACCATGAATACTAAAGATTGGCAAGAACAAATACGACAACTCAAAATCCAGCTCTTTCTTAATTCTCTCCCACCATCGGTTGGTATGTCATCTTTCATCACAATTTGCCTCTGAATTATCAGAATTCCAAGGTTTCTTCCACAAAACAATGGTCCTCAAATTTCAATCTTCTAATTCAACTCATCAAATCTCTCTTTCCGAATCAAATTCATCGTGCCAAATGCAACCTAGACGTTGTCCCTGAGTTATCTGCTACATCAGGGACattcaaataatttcttaagCACTGACAAAATGCTTGCAACGTATGCAGCAAATAGTCAATCACTATAACAAGGGATGTGCCGCCGCCCGAATACGAAAACTATGCAGTGAGGCAACGCTAGACTAACTCTACTCCAACTTCATCTGAATGGCTCCTATTGTGAACTTGTTCAAAATGTAATGATCCAACGGATGCTCTACAGATCGGGCAGGCTGCGGTCTTCAAAAGCCAAGAATCAATACACTCAGAATGGAAGCTGTGATTACACTTGGGCAGCATCTTGCACGTTTCCCCGTTGTTGAAATTTTCCAAACACACAGAACATTCTCTATTCCCATTCTGTTCAACCTTGTAATCAAAACATGGCAACTCCTTTATATCCTCTTGTCTCATGCTCGGAATCCGAACCGCTCGACTAGGGCCTGAAATCGATGTCCCTTCCTGGGATGGAATCGCCTCTGAAAGCTCTCCCCACCACACAAATATGAATGATGACCAAAGCTGCTATCCCGACGAATAAAAGTGTCACGGATAATACAATTTCCATGATCATGgctttattataataaaaaatagcattttaatcAAGCAAGTAGCTTagtttttttttcaagaaaaaaaaaccCTTTTCAGGATTTAGATTTCTTGACAAGAACACGACTTTTATATGCCAAAAAAACTGACaaatgaaaaacaaaaataacagaGAAGTGAATTAATTCCAATATGTAGAAGCTAAGAAAGGAATAAATATCATGTATATATCTATGTTAAGACCTTTGGTGTTGGTTCATTCACTTAATTTATTCACAAATAGATAAGTTttcttttattatattatttttttccttctttGGTTGATGGTGTAGAGTGGAAACAATTTCTTGAAGGAGAAAAATGTAACAAGAGGTGTTATGTGAAGTCTAAGGAGCTTTGGTTGGTCTATAGGAAGTGACAATGACATTCAAATTAATTCGTTTTCTTCTTGTATCCAAATAATGTCTAAGCATCCTATTCAACgtcattaaaaataaattttaatttactaAAACCACAACTTTACACAATAAATTGTTGTTTTAACAATAAATTGAAAAACCTTAGttgcaaaaaaatatatttgcgAAATTGATAGGGGTGAATGTGGAATTTACCATATATACCACGACATAAAACGTCGTGTAAAAGTTTTAAATGGATAACAAAATGATTTATAACTTTTactattattgatatataattggAGCCATGTTAGACAAAGCAAGTTGATTACGATAATGGATTCTAAATAGTGTGTTCCTCTATTTATATTTGATTTGTATGGCGATATCGATACTCTTGGGATATGTGTtgggagtgggtctcatgtgagactgtctaacggatcctaatctgtgagacgagtcaaccctactcatattcacaataaaaagtaatactcttaacatgaaaaataatacctttttatggataactcaaataagagatccgtcgacccgtaagaccgtttcacacaaatttttgtcatgtGTTGGTCATTTTCCTCACACGGTTAGACTTTGAGAGATTCGAATTGCAAGTtgattgattttgatttttagtCGAGTTTGGTTATCTTTTACCTTTTTTATTTTTGGTGTTCATtcagaatttttatttattgtttgcTTTTCTGTTTTTTTGCTTTAGCATCGTGGCTTCTGATGTTTATTGTAATCTCTATGTTCTATATTGAGATTTCTCGATCGACCGATAATTTTAAACTACAAGTTCTATATTCCTTTTAAATTTCTGTTTTAGATCCATGGGTAGAAGAAAAAtgtttatttatcaaatttcattAAGACGTGAAACTATGTAAgatgtttaattaatatagatTATCAAAATCGTAAACAAACAAATATATAACCAAAATTGtagtttttctaaaaataattgTGAAATGTATTTCATTATTGAAGGAGAATGATTTGACCAAAGAAAAAGCTAATTACCTCAACTTTGAGTAATTGACaattgaaataataataataataataataataataataataatagagtGAATTTATTTGATTAAGTTGCTTTCTTAATAAATTGACGACGTGACAAGATAATAGGATAGTCACATTCCATCAAATACAGATAATATAAATTAGTTATGGAGCCGCAGTCTAGAGTTCAATGGTATTGACTTATTGTAAATACCAAATTATAccaataatattaataaaaacatcatcataaattattaataatttaataaaaacaacaacataaaatattaataatgatAATGCGTACGCAAGTCATATTATTTTGGTTGcatcatattatttattttccgTTTCAactcaaaaattatatatactaGCGTATAAAATCTTGTTTtagttaaaatattaataattacaaaaatttggatttaaaaaaaatgaaaattcaagaaatcatATGATTTTTTTGTGAAGGGGAAATATACTGCAGCTATGTGCATTTGATAAACCATCGGACTGAATGCAATATCTTACAAACCATGTCACTCGGTTAAACCACTGAACCTTAGGCAACCCTTGTGTGATAAGCTCGCTCAAGAAGATGTTGATAAATAATTGAACATGTGACCAATAGGTTATAAGTACACATGCTCTACCAATTTGAACACattgatttgagatatgatttATAAACTACCATGAATAAGATATGAGATATTATTGAAGATAAATTTGAGgggaatttaaaataaaatgaagatTTAAGAGTATTTATGTAAAATTAAATAAGACTTCACCAAATTGATTgcaggcaaaaacttgtgtgagacggtctcacgggtcgtatttgtgagacagatctcttatttgggtcatccatgaaaaagtattactttttatgctaaggctacgtttggttggaatgataggataaactaatgattagtatgtaaatgataaagaaaatgattgtggtaggattgtaatatatggtgtaaaataatattatgtttggtaatatttttaagtgtaggataaatttgaattttttgatgaaaagacaaaattgcccttccccttcACGGCGGCGGCGACGACAACAGTGGCAGCGGCGGCGGAAATGGTCGGCCGGAAACGGCGGACGGGGCGGAGGCCGGAAACGGTCGGCCGGAGAAATCGGCCGGTGCCGGCACTCTGCCGGCGGTCGGCGGTCCGTCGCTCTGCCGGCGGTCGGCCGGCGCTCTGCCGAcgacggcggcggcggcggcgatCGGTGGCGAGAAGTagtggtgagtttgaatataagagaagggtaaaattgaaaaaataggaggtattaagagttggataaataatcctagggggtgaggaggtattattttaacccacctaatataacctaatcattcatatgAGGGATTTACCTGGTTAAATAATCATGTGTACCAAACAAGGGATAAGGtgggtaaaaaaaaataaacccacCTTATCCCTCAAACCAAACACtacctaagagtattactttttattgtgaatatgggtaggattgacccgtctcacataagatTCACTCTTGATTACAAATTATTTAGTAAATGATACTCAACTTTAATATAATAGAAGATAGGTCGATAGAATATATATACTCAACTTTAATACTAGTGAATAATTGAAAGTTAGCTCTTTGAACAAAATGTATGTGGAAGTGAAATGCATCAAAAACACTTATCAAATTAGATAATCAACTGTTGGACCGagcgcttaccgctttaccaaaagctatagctagtagcaATGTTTTCAAAACCGGACCGGACCGGCCGGTTGGACCGGTTCAACCGCGAACCGGCCTCCAGACCGGTCCGGACATAAATAAAAACCCGGAAAACAGGTTTAACCGGAAAAAACCGGTTAAAACCCGGTTCAACCGGAAAAACCGGAAACCGGCCGGTCTTCAGGAACCGGCCGGGTCtgtgaaattataaaaaaaattgcccagaaatcggcgacggttattttaaaaatatggcGACGGTTAAggaataaccgtcgctatttagcgacggtttagtttaaaccgtcgctaaatagcgacggtttttaaggaACTTTATGTttgctattttttttataattaatcttgaTGTTTACTTGGGCACTTAAACTTGGTCATCACTATTTGGTTACATGTTATGTgtaatttggatttttgaatttgaaaagtgatgtttattttgatatttgttgtaattttcatattaaaaattaaataaaagctataaaaacataaataatcaatattttactattttatttattatataaaataaataaaatattaattttattgatccggttcgaccgtccggtggaaccggttgaaccattttttaaggcttcatcggttcgattaacggtccggttataaaaacactggctagtagtaatggtgcaactcaaatcttttaaaccgcacagcagctcaagcaccacggttcgatcgctctaccaagcagggacaattattgcacccaacaatctccctcccaataaatgcactccttgcaatcaatgggaatcgaacccgtgaccttggctctgataccaattgtaggaccgagcgcttaccgctttaccaaaagctatagctagtagtaatggtgcaactcaaatcttttaaaccgcacagcagctcaagcaccataggttcgatcgctctaccaagcagggacaattattgtacccaaCATCAACACTACGGATAAAACTTTTGTAAAACAAAAATTCTGACAATGAgctttttattaaattatcgATGTACGTACTTGATCTCTTGTGGCAATTTAAAATCTATGTTTCATCCAAGGATCTCAGCATATATCTttgattatttataaatttcctttGCCCTAATTTATTCTTTTGAATAGAATTTTACATTATTCAAATAAATCTATTATATCTCGAATTTATCAAAAatctaaataatttttttaaaaaactctataatttaatatgcacattattatatataaaaaaattattatatttatttcaaattcAATTTATTCTCACTAACTATTTCCTATGGATTAATCATAACTCGACCATCTTTAAAATGAGTGGGTGATTTGACAATAAATGCGCGTCACATTAATTAATTACTATTACAcgtataattaattatttaatttgtgGCATGAGttatatatacataattataaatttattgcaTTCGAAACTAGCTCGATGAAATCTTATCTAAGTGATTATCAAGTACATGATATAAATTATCGTGTCAGATCAAGTGTTTATCATTAGGTCAAAAGATACAGCTATTAGTCAAGACACGACTTTAATTTCTTATATTTGTGGAAGCACAAAATGCACTTACTTGGGTACTAATGAGTCAAGCTGTTAGGCTCATGAGTCAGGAGATGTGTAAGTCTATCTAATAGTGTTGTCTCATATTCCTTAAATATCAGTCTTACCATTTAACTACTGTTGGCTATATCCTCAGCGTAAACAGTATTATCCGTTAAAATCTGGTATCACACTTTTACAGCCTACTTAGCTAACCAGATCAAGAACCATAACGCCAGCAGCTTGATGTAGAAGAATTTCTCAGGAAATCACACATATGATCAGTACTATTTTCACTTATGCACGTTTAATCCAACAAATTGTTTACTTATATATTGTAAAATTATTCATTGACATTTTACTAGTTGTTCATCAAGTAATTGTACAGAATTGTGCATTGTTCCCCCATAAACATGTAAGAACTGAAAGTTTAATTAATTGCTAtcgtttatttaaattaattataattataaaagagAATTTAACTTTTTCAATTTAATATGCGTCTgattcaaaaaatatttaaaaaaaaaaaaacaacaacagTGGACGTTTCAGACTAAACGAGATTGAGTAATGCTGTTTTCgtattaaaaaaatcaataaaaaaacaaaCAGACGATGTAAtaacacatatataaatataaataaaatgccGATTAATTTTCGAATTAATGATAGATCGGATTGCATGCATGCATTCTCGTATGTACGTCTATCAATAAAAGATCATTAATCCTCATCGTATTATTGCAGTCAAAAATCGACTCCAAAATTATAGGAAAACAGATGAACTCGTAACCATCAAATATCCATTTGAAACTCTATATATAGATCCCTTTGCCCAGGTCAACCCATAACAAAACAATTTTAGGCAAATATAATAACAGCTGTTGGAATTTTTTGTAACTGCAGATCGTTCCAACATTCTTATTATATGTATATTTCTTCTTCCCTTCCGATCCAGCATTCTCTTTCGTGGTCGTGCAATTTGAGACACAAAGATGGTGGACGCAGAAACAGCTAGGACCATTGTCGGGATTATCGGTTCGTATCGATCtcaatcaaattttataatGACCATTATGATATtctataaaattttcaaatcattaATTTATTTCGTAAAAGGATCATATATACAAGAATTAATCACCCTTTGGTGTGAAGCATTCATCCTTTGTCATCTCATTTTACTAGCCATGCAGCTAGTATTGGATCAAATAGAAAACTTGATCGTcgttcaaataaataaataaataaataaggtgAATGTGTTCTTGTTAAACGTAAATCGCAGCGTGTGCTACTACCATATATCTTTTAATCTATTTATTGCCTATGAAATCTTATGATTTCTTTTGTTGAATTTGcaggaaatgtgatctcatttggtCTCTTTCTATCCCCTCTGTAAGTGAACAAagtatatgtatttttatgtgTAGCATTATTAGTTTCTATGAAGTAAAATAACGTTTAGTACCATGATTTCTTCAGTCCAACGTTTTTCAAGATATGGAAAGCGAAATCGGTGCAAGCATTCAAACCCGACCCGTACATCGCGACGGTGCTGAACTGCGCAATGTGGGTCTTCTACGGGATGCCCTTCGTTCACCCAGACAGCCTTTTGGTAGTCACCATCAATGGCATCGGGTTCTTCATCGAGATCTTCTACGTCACCATCTTCTTCATCTACTCTGATTGGCCCAAACGCGTATATATGTTCACCTTTTAATTTATCCATCTAGCTTTCTTTATATCTCGTTGGATAcctaaatttattgttttgtttgcttcttatttataatttagaaaaaaatccTTCTGGCTCTGTTGATCGAACTGGTGTTCATGGTGGTTGTGGTGTTTATAACGTTGGTGTTTCTGCATGGTACCAAGCAAAGATCAATGCTCATCGGAATATTGTGTATAGTTTTCAATATCATAATGTACACATCTCCCTTGACCGTCATGGTACGTGGTATTTGGACTGTCATACGGTTTAAAAAGATATTAGATAGTTGCAATCATTATCACCGGCTATAGATTATAGTAAagagatatgatttgattagttttaatgatttttttgaatttttgcaGAAACGGGTAATTAAAACCAAGAGCGTGAAATTCATGCCATTTTATCTGTCGCTTGCCAATTTTTTGAATGGCATGATTTGGTTTTCATATGCTCTCATCAAGTTTGATCCCTATGTCATGGTAATCACTTCTGTCTGTCTTGATACATTCTCTAATATTTCATCTATAGCAATATTTGGCTGTAATTACCATTTAAATTGTCATGCAGATTCCGAATGGTCTGGGAAGTTTGTCTGGTCTCGTTCAACTGATACTCTATGCAACCTACTATCGGACCACCGACTGGGACGATGATGGCACCGGCAGCACCAACCAGCCGGAGATTCAACTGCAGAGGACTAACTCAGCAGCCCCTGTCTAATACACTTTACGGCTACATCTATCTATACATGCATTTATGCTATGTAAATTTGATCTTGTCTTAATGTTTTCAAATCttggtttatatatatatatatatatacacacacacacacacacaatcgaTCAACATCTGGTACCAGTGTAAAAAGATCAATTGGCTATGATACAAAGGaaatgatttttcaaaattatttagaTACTCCATGTATGCATCATATCTgtaaaaatattcaattataTGATGTATTTACGGATTCAAATTTCGATTTTTAGATGGCCACAATGCTAATATACTTTGTGATAGATTAATCATAATTCATAATATGTCGGCATAACATCGACAAAAACCTTGTAATTATATCAGATAAAGAGAATTAAGTGATTTTCAAGTGTTTCCAAACAAAAGCTGTGAGGGAAGAAGAGAAGCAAAAGAGGCAACAACGTTACGAGCCCAACTAACATGTGAAATCTCAGTAACTTGTAAACATACGTAATCTACGGATCTCTTCAGCTTTTGCACCAGCGTAGCTTAGGTACTCAGTCAAGCCAGTTGACTACTCACACGGCTAACACAGAATGCAAAACTATATATCACAAG contains:
- the LOC140829973 gene encoding protein DELETION OF SUV3 SUPPRESSOR 1(I)-like isoform X1, whose amino-acid sequence is MFKLDFLGGMATEPPNPGTEEVEMDLFEDDDEFEDFDIDREWKEKEEGKEVAQQWEDDWDDDDVSDDFSLQLRREVESIAEKNEANST
- the LOC140829973 gene encoding protein DELETION OF SUV3 SUPPRESSOR 1(I)-like isoform X2, coding for MATEPPNPGTEEVEMDLFEDDDEFEDFDIDREWKEKEEGKEVAQQWEDDWDDDDVSDDFSLQLRREVESIAEKNEANST
- the LOC140829974 gene encoding bidirectional sugar transporter SWEET5 — protein: MVDAETARTIVGIIGNVISFGLFLSPLPTFFKIWKAKSVQAFKPDPYIATVLNCAMWVFYGMPFVHPDSLLVVTINGIGFFIEIFYVTIFFIYSDWPKRKKILLALLIELVFMVVVVFITLVFLHGTKQRSMLIGILCIVFNIIMYTSPLTVMKRVIKTKSVKFMPFYLSLANFLNGMIWFSYALIKFDPYVMIPNGLGSLSGLVQLILYATYYRTTDWDDDGTGSTNQPEIQLQRTNSAAPV